The proteins below come from a single Synechococcus sp. WH 8101 genomic window:
- a CDS encoding DUF1643 domain-containing protein, giving the protein MKSDAIFSGCRTYRYALWRLWDDSRPCAMFIGLNPSSADEAVNDPTIRRCIAFSHDWGYGGLCMANLFAFRATTPGDLKAADQPIGSGNDDWIIRLVKKAGLVVAAWGNHGSYLGRSQDVRVMIPELMCLKINQSGEPAHPLYQPGLARPMPYVVDQSSCQ; this is encoded by the coding sequence GTGAAATCCGATGCCATTTTTTCAGGCTGCAGGACGTATCGGTATGCGTTGTGGCGCCTCTGGGATGATTCAAGGCCCTGCGCAATGTTTATCGGTCTGAATCCATCCAGTGCCGATGAAGCTGTCAATGATCCAACGATCCGTCGATGCATCGCTTTTTCTCACGACTGGGGATATGGAGGGTTATGCATGGCCAACCTCTTTGCATTTCGAGCAACGACCCCAGGTGATCTGAAGGCCGCTGATCAACCCATTGGTTCAGGCAATGATGATTGGATCATCAGGCTGGTTAAGAAGGCTGGGCTTGTGGTCGCGGCATGGGGAAATCATGGCTCCTATTTGGGTCGCTCTCAGGACGTCCGGGTGATGATTCCGGAGTTGATGTGCCTGAAAATCAATCAATCCGGTGAGCCGGCGCACCCTTTGTACCAGCCCGGATTGGCGCGACCGATGCCGTATGTCGTGGATCAGTCCTCATGCCAATGA